From a region of the Nonlabens sp. Hel1_33_55 genome:
- a CDS encoding DUF2911 domain-containing protein has translation MKNILLAAAAMAITFTATSQEFVSMDKSPMDAAYYPAQSTKRAFAKTDEQKAALQPQIRVLYGRPSLNDRNLFTSTDVKDSGITKYGEKWRLGANESTEITLMSNAMIGDQVLPAGRYSIVVVPTENEWTFHINAENDGWGNFSHKSEMDVVTTTIPVTTEDESLENLSIALYSPNNDNVVHMKMGWGTYRAELPITLL, from the coding sequence ATGAAAAACATACTTTTAGCAGCGGCAGCGATGGCGATCACTTTTACGGCAACTTCACAAGAATTTGTTTCTATGGATAAAAGCCCGATGGACGCCGCTTATTATCCAGCGCAATCTACAAAGCGCGCTTTCGCGAAAACGGATGAACAAAAAGCTGCATTGCAACCACAAATTAGAGTGCTTTACGGCAGACCATCCTTAAACGATCGTAATCTATTTACCTCTACAGATGTAAAGGATTCTGGAATTACCAAATATGGCGAAAAGTGGAGATTAGGAGCTAATGAAAGCACAGAAATTACATTGATGAGTAATGCTATGATTGGTGACCAAGTATTACCAGCAGGTCGCTATTCTATCGTTGTTGTTCCTACAGAGAATGAATGGACATTCCACATTAATGCTGAAAACGATGGTTGGGGAAATTTTTCTCACAAGTCTGAAATGGATGTAGTGACAACTACTATTCCCGTAACTACAGAAGATGAAAGTCTTGAAAATTTAAGCATTGCTTTGTATTCACCTAACAACGACAATGTCGTACACATGAAAATGGGTTGGGGAACTTACAGAGCTGAGTTACCTATAACGCTTCTCTAG
- the gldA gene encoding gliding motility-associated ABC transporter ATP-binding subunit GldA, producing the protein MSIEVSKITKTYGSQKALDDVSFSIKSGEIVGFLGPNGAGKSTMMRILTTYLNADDGTATVNGHDVATDSRAVQSSIGYLPENNPLYPDMYVKEYLGFSASIYKLENAKQRINEVIAETGLESHQIKKIQELSKGYKQRVGLANALLHQPKVLILDEPTTGLDPNQLVEIRSLIRKVAQNTTILLSTHIMQEVEAMCDRVIIINKGKIVADDYLKNLKSDEIQVIDVEFDYRVEPELLQRIPLVREVKELHGFNYRLRFETKTDQRSGVFDFAHDNELKILSLNKRNKNLEAMFQELTGE; encoded by the coding sequence ATGTCTATTGAAGTTTCCAAAATCACAAAAACATACGGCAGCCAAAAGGCGCTAGATGACGTTTCCTTCTCCATAAAGTCTGGAGAAATCGTTGGGTTTTTAGGTCCTAATGGCGCTGGAAAGTCAACGATGATGCGCATCCTGACGACTTATTTGAATGCAGATGATGGAACAGCAACAGTAAACGGCCACGATGTTGCGACCGATTCTAGAGCGGTGCAAAGTTCCATAGGTTACCTGCCAGAGAACAATCCGTTGTATCCTGATATGTATGTGAAGGAATATTTGGGTTTTAGTGCGAGTATTTACAAGCTGGAAAATGCCAAGCAGCGCATTAACGAAGTGATCGCAGAAACCGGTCTGGAATCCCACCAAATCAAAAAAATTCAAGAGCTTTCCAAAGGTTACAAACAACGTGTAGGGCTGGCTAATGCATTATTGCACCAGCCTAAAGTTCTCATTCTGGATGAACCCACGACAGGACTAGATCCTAATCAATTAGTGGAAATTCGCAGCTTGATACGTAAAGTCGCCCAAAACACAACCATCCTACTTTCTACACACATCATGCAGGAAGTTGAGGCCATGTGCGATCGCGTGATCATCATCAATAAAGGAAAAATTGTCGCAGATGATTATCTGAAAAATCTCAAAAGCGACGAGATCCAAGTCATTGATGTAGAATTTGACTATCGTGTGGAACCAGAATTGTTACAGCGAATTCCTCTAGTACGTGAAGTAAAAGAACTGCACGGGTTCAATTATAGATTGCGTTTTGAAACAAAAACCGACCAGCGCAGCGGCGTTTTTGATTTTGCCCATGATAATGAGTTGAAGATTTTGTCGCTCAACAAAAGGAACAAGAATCTTGAGGCGATGTTTCAGGAGTTGACTGGTGAGTGA
- a CDS encoding acyloxyacyl hydrolase — MTNRFIILLVFLALMAPCAAQVYTEQSRSVKASTAQTKEQFPKVATIDVSLMHGTILQHNPDISHLITNHPKGILLSYNRKTFGEEEWESRYGFPDWGFSAAYQDMKNYNLGEAYSAYAHYNFHFFNRNLQFRVGQGLAYMTKPFDVETNPQNNAYGTTITSSTYLVANYRKENIYKGLGFHAGASIIHYSNANVRAPNNSTNTWFFNAGLNYTLNRDEIPEYKIWEKRGYTEPIGINAMARLGFNESDYRGSGQHPFYDFSVYADKRINIKSSLHAGAELFVAEFLREFRDYQANSFPENGINGDEDHKRVGLFIGHELHLGKTSVLSQFGYYVYQPIEFESKFYNRLGLQRRLTDNIFASVTVKAHGAKAEGVSLGIGYRFKEVFNAKTEL, encoded by the coding sequence ATGACGAATCGTTTTATAATTCTTTTGGTTTTTCTCGCTTTGATGGCGCCTTGCGCCGCTCAGGTTTACACTGAGCAGAGTCGAAGTGTAAAAGCAAGTACCGCACAAACAAAAGAACAATTTCCAAAAGTTGCAACTATCGATGTATCCTTGATGCACGGGACTATTTTGCAACATAACCCAGATATTTCTCACCTCATAACTAATCATCCTAAAGGTATTTTGCTTAGTTATAACCGCAAGACTTTTGGCGAAGAAGAATGGGAATCGCGCTATGGTTTTCCAGATTGGGGTTTTAGTGCTGCTTATCAGGATATGAAAAATTACAATCTTGGCGAGGCTTATAGCGCTTACGCGCATTATAATTTTCATTTTTTCAATCGTAATCTACAGTTTAGAGTAGGCCAAGGTCTAGCTTACATGACTAAGCCTTTTGACGTGGAGACTAATCCGCAGAATAATGCCTATGGCACCACGATTACCAGCTCCACTTATCTAGTCGCTAATTACCGCAAAGAAAATATTTATAAAGGCCTAGGATTTCATGCAGGTGCAAGCATCATCCATTACTCCAATGCTAATGTGCGCGCTCCTAATAATTCTACCAACACATGGTTTTTCAATGCAGGACTTAACTACACTTTAAATCGTGATGAAATACCAGAGTATAAAATCTGGGAAAAGCGAGGTTACACAGAGCCGATCGGGATCAATGCTATGGCACGTTTAGGTTTTAACGAGAGTGATTACCGTGGCAGCGGCCAGCATCCGTTTTATGATTTCTCAGTGTATGCAGATAAGCGCATCAATATCAAAAGCAGCCTGCATGCTGGAGCCGAATTATTTGTTGCCGAATTTCTGAGAGAATTCCGCGATTATCAGGCCAACAGTTTTCCAGAAAACGGAATCAACGGTGATGAAGATCATAAACGAGTAGGACTTTTTATAGGACATGAATTGCACTTAGGAAAAACGAGTGTGTTGTCGCAATTTGGTTATTACGTGTATCAGCCTATCGAGTTTGAATCTAAGTTTTACAACAGACTAGGATTACAAAGAAGATTGACAGACAACATTTTTGCTAGCGTCACTGTAAAAGCACACGGCGCAAAAGCTGAAGGCGTGAGTCTAGGAATAGGCTATCGATTCAAAGAAGTTTTTAATGCTAAAACTGAATTATGA
- a CDS encoding head GIN domain-containing protein, protein MKGDKSSELGVVNMSVRAQSRTVQFDSMLFRNILNFLMRQFERQSRTVRSVAMFSLTMILIISTATSCDSEDGLNCTQTAGDIQSFEVEVDAFDKVVIFERMGATFKQGPVQRVVVTTGENLFNDIDVKVVDGQLQIVNNNGCNVIRDYGITQIEITSPNLTEIRTSTGEDLKSDGVLNYPNLTLLSEDATVEEDFYNTDGDMRMQLNTQNLRIVSNNLSYFYLSGSVQNADITFLEGDGRIYAEDLEIQNAQIFHRGTSEWRMDVKQNIAGTINGYGDVILDIEPVTVDVDVTWQGRLIFLNN, encoded by the coding sequence ATGAAAGGAGATAAGAGTTCAGAGTTAGGAGTTGTAAATATGTCAGTTCGAGCGCAGTCGAGAACAGTTCAGTTTGATTCTATGTTGTTTAGAAATATTTTGAATTTTCTTATGCGTCAGTTCGAGCGACAGTCGAGAACAGTTAGAAGCGTAGCGATGTTTTCACTTACAATGATTCTAATAATAAGCACAGCAACCAGTTGCGACAGTGAAGATGGTTTGAACTGCACACAAACAGCAGGTGATATCCAGAGTTTTGAAGTAGAAGTAGATGCATTTGATAAAGTCGTAATCTTTGAACGTATGGGCGCCACCTTTAAACAAGGACCCGTTCAAAGAGTTGTTGTTACTACCGGAGAAAATCTATTCAATGATATTGATGTCAAAGTAGTTGATGGCCAACTTCAAATTGTGAATAATAACGGCTGTAACGTCATAAGAGATTATGGAATAACGCAAATCGAAATCACATCACCCAACCTAACCGAAATTAGAACTAGCACCGGAGAAGATCTTAAGAGCGACGGTGTTCTTAACTACCCTAATCTCACTCTATTGTCAGAAGATGCTACCGTGGAAGAAGATTTCTATAACACTGATGGTGATATGCGTATGCAACTCAATACCCAGAATCTCAGAATCGTTTCTAATAATTTGAGCTACTTCTATTTAAGTGGTTCGGTACAGAATGCAGATATCACTTTCCTTGAAGGCGATGGACGTATTTATGCTGAAGATCTTGAAATTCAAAACGCTCAAATTTTTCATCGTGGCACCAGCGAGTGGCGCATGGATGTAAAACAAAACATCGCCGGAACCATTAATGGCTACGGCGATGTGATATTAGATATAGAACCAGTTACTGTCGACGTTGACGTCACCTGGCAAGGTCGATTGATCTTTCTAAATAACTAG
- a CDS encoding DUF6364 family protein codes for MTKELIMKKKLTLSIDEDVINKAKQYAQGTDRSLSELIENTLRRIFNGTNISEPNTLYDVGNADKKDKRTGWKLPEFLEGIAGVAPLDIDYVKDRDIIREERYSKQ; via the coding sequence ATGACAAAGGAGTTAATTATGAAAAAGAAATTGACATTAAGTATCGATGAAGATGTAATCAATAAAGCAAAACAATATGCTCAAGGAACGGATCGTAGTTTATCAGAATTAATAGAAAATACACTTCGAAGGATATTCAATGGCACGAATATCAGTGAACCTAACACGCTCTATGATGTTGGAAATGCAGATAAGAAAGATAAACGAACAGGTTGGAAATTGCCAGAATTCTTAGAAGGTATAGCAGGTGTTGCTCCCTTGGATATTGATTACGTGAAAGATCGGGATATAATTAGAGAAGAGCGTTATTCAAAGCAGTAG
- a CDS encoding prephenate dehydratase: MKVAIQGVKGSYHHQVADLLYGDVELLECSTFDQLGRAVAQGEVDKGVMAIGNSIAGSILPNYTLISENDLSITAECYLDIDHQLMALKGQKLEDIVEVQSHPMALLQCKPFFRDYPEIKLVETDDTAAAAYRIQRDGKKGIAAIASSIAATIYDLDIIATDIQEIKNNATRFVVVEKNQVDNHEPNKATINFASSHEAGSLARILTIFGAQRINLTKIQSIPIVEKPFLFSFVADLEFDNLSQFTTAQQQIQPYIKELTILGIYKSATL, encoded by the coding sequence ATGAAGGTTGCAATACAAGGTGTGAAGGGATCATACCACCATCAGGTGGCAGATTTGTTGTACGGAGATGTGGAGTTGTTAGAGTGCAGCACTTTTGACCAACTAGGTCGTGCCGTGGCTCAAGGCGAGGTTGATAAAGGCGTTATGGCCATAGGTAATTCTATTGCAGGTAGCATTTTGCCCAACTATACGTTGATCAGTGAGAATGATTTGAGCATCACTGCAGAGTGCTATCTGGATATCGACCACCAATTGATGGCATTGAAAGGTCAAAAACTGGAAGATATCGTTGAGGTACAATCACATCCCATGGCATTATTGCAGTGCAAGCCATTCTTTAGAGATTATCCAGAAATTAAACTGGTAGAAACTGATGATACAGCAGCAGCAGCTTACCGCATACAGCGCGATGGGAAAAAAGGAATTGCAGCTATTGCATCAAGTATTGCGGCAACCATATACGATCTAGATATCATCGCCACTGACATTCAAGAAATTAAAAATAATGCCACCCGATTTGTGGTAGTAGAAAAAAATCAGGTGGATAATCATGAGCCCAATAAGGCCACTATCAATTTTGCAAGTAGTCACGAGGCTGGATCGCTTGCACGTATTCTAACGATTTTTGGCGCACAGCGCATCAATCTTACTAAAATTCAATCCATTCCCATTGTTGAGAAACCTTTTTTGTTCTCGTTTGTAGCAGATTTGGAATTTGACAATCTGAGCCAATTCACCACTGCACAACAACAAATCCAGCCTTACATTAAGGAACTCACCATTTTAGGAATTTATAAAAGCGCTACGTTATGA
- a CDS encoding aminotransferase class I/II-fold pyridoxal phosphate-dependent enzyme, with amino-acid sequence MIATARRLDSVQEYYFATKLREVRSLMNEGKPIINAGIGSPDLLPPDHVIPALVNAMGDHKAHGYQSYLGLPELREAMADFYKSQYNVSIDSESEVIPLMGSKEGILHISLAYLNPGDQVLIPDPGYPTYASATKLCEAQAVTYDLTSNNNWMPDFEALEQMELSKVKLMWTNYPNMPTGAAGNLEVFENLVAFARKHNILVVNDNPYSCVGYENKVSIHQVEGSLDCALELNSISKTFNMAGWRVGMLTGNADVLKEVLKVKTNMDSGMFYGVQKGAIAALKTDASWLENQDKTYIKRRELTIQVAHALDLEPELQTGGLFVWCKLPAGIEDDKAFVDGVLHKQHIFITPGSIFGKNGEGYVRFSLCVKEEEIATMLERVSKKQNA; translated from the coding sequence ATGATAGCAACAGCAAGACGACTTGATAGCGTTCAAGAATATTATTTTGCCACCAAATTACGCGAAGTGCGTAGTTTGATGAACGAAGGAAAACCTATTATTAATGCGGGAATAGGCAGTCCAGACCTATTGCCGCCAGATCATGTGATCCCTGCGCTGGTCAATGCTATGGGAGACCATAAAGCGCACGGTTACCAAAGCTATTTAGGTTTGCCAGAATTGCGAGAAGCAATGGCAGATTTTTACAAATCCCAGTATAATGTGTCGATCGATTCAGAGTCAGAGGTCATTCCGTTGATGGGTAGTAAGGAAGGAATTCTTCATATTTCACTAGCATACTTGAATCCTGGTGATCAGGTTTTGATTCCAGATCCAGGTTATCCTACTTATGCTAGTGCGACTAAATTGTGTGAAGCCCAAGCAGTCACTTATGACCTGACGTCTAATAATAATTGGATGCCAGACTTTGAAGCTTTGGAGCAAATGGAATTGTCCAAGGTGAAACTTATGTGGACCAACTATCCCAATATGCCTACCGGCGCTGCAGGAAATCTAGAAGTTTTTGAAAATTTAGTCGCCTTTGCCCGTAAGCATAATATTTTGGTTGTTAACGATAACCCATATAGCTGCGTAGGATATGAAAATAAGGTCAGTATCCATCAAGTGGAAGGTTCGCTGGATTGCGCTTTGGAATTGAATTCTATTAGTAAAACCTTTAATATGGCTGGCTGGCGTGTTGGTATGTTGACTGGAAATGCAGATGTACTGAAAGAAGTTTTGAAAGTAAAGACCAACATGGATAGCGGCATGTTTTACGGTGTTCAAAAAGGAGCGATTGCTGCTTTAAAAACGGATGCAAGTTGGCTAGAGAATCAAGATAAAACATACATCAAAAGACGAGAATTGACGATACAGGTAGCACATGCTCTTGACCTAGAACCCGAATTACAAACTGGCGGATTGTTCGTCTGGTGCAAATTGCCAGCAGGAATTGAAGATGACAAGGCATTTGTAGACGGCGTGCTTCACAAGCAACATATATTCATCACACCAGGAAGCATTTTTGGTAAGAATGGTGAAGGTTACGTGAGGTTTTCATTGTGTGTCAAAGAAGAAGAAATAGCAACGATGCTCGAAAGGGTTTCAAAAAAGCAGAACGCATGA
- a CDS encoding tRNA pseudouridine synthase A, translating into MFKKERHFYIIKLQYLGFRFHGWQKQPDLPTVERMVQRTLRFVFDHSNFKILAAGRTDARVSVNETAIELFLDDEPIADLDVFLKEFNLNLPSDIRALHIEPTTADFNIINSPKVKEYIYLFSHGEKFHPFCAPLMVYMKSELDIELMKKAAQLFVGEKDFWSYTYKPSAETNTNSMVDSCYIEENNLFTANFFPEESFCFRVSGKGFKRHQVRIMMGALFDLGMGKMTFEEFEKTLDGSNLIHLSHIAPSSGLMLFRTELTT; encoded by the coding sequence ATGTTCAAAAAAGAAAGACACTTTTACATCATAAAACTCCAGTATCTGGGCTTCCGATTCCATGGCTGGCAGAAACAACCTGATCTTCCTACAGTAGAGCGCATGGTGCAGCGCACGCTGCGATTCGTTTTTGATCATTCTAATTTCAAAATACTTGCTGCCGGAAGAACTGACGCTCGAGTTTCAGTAAATGAAACGGCGATTGAATTGTTTCTGGACGATGAACCTATTGCTGACCTTGATGTTTTTCTAAAAGAATTCAACCTCAACTTGCCTAGCGATATCAGGGCATTGCACATTGAGCCTACCACAGCTGATTTCAATATCATTAATTCTCCTAAGGTTAAGGAATACATTTATCTATTCTCTCATGGCGAGAAGTTCCATCCGTTTTGTGCGCCGTTGATGGTTTATATGAAGTCAGAACTGGATATAGAACTCATGAAAAAGGCGGCACAATTATTTGTGGGCGAGAAGGATTTCTGGTCCTATACCTACAAACCTTCGGCGGAAACCAATACAAACAGCATGGTTGACAGCTGTTATATCGAAGAAAATAATCTCTTTACAGCAAACTTTTTTCCTGAGGAGAGTTTTTGCTTTCGCGTAAGCGGGAAAGGTTTTAAACGCCACCAAGTAAGGATCATGATGGGTGCCCTTTTTGACCTTGGAATGGGCAAAATGACCTTTGAAGAATTTGAAAAAACCTTAGATGGTTCAAATCTTATCCATTTATCGCACATCGCTCCCAGTAGTGGACTGATGCTTTTTAGAACAGAATTAACAACGTGA
- the metF gene encoding methylenetetrahydrofolate reductase [NAD(P)H] gives MKITDHIKQAENTLFSFEIIPPVKGKSIKELYDNIDPLMEFKPPFIDVTTSREEFIYIEKKGGLLEKKLTRMRPGTLGICAAIQNKYDVDTVPHLLCGGFTQQETEYLLVDCQYLEIDNVMALRGDARKGDKRFECTEGGHEFAIDLVKQIDHLNKGHYLHDVIEISCDVDFCIGVAGYPEKHEESPSMKTDLKRLKDKVDAGAHYVVTQMFFDNQKYFEFVNAARDLGITIPIIPGIKPIATKSHLQLLPQTFHLDMPQNLVDAVENCKTNKDVRQVGVEFCIDQCRELLANDVPVLHFYSMGKSDNIYDIAKAIF, from the coding sequence ATGAAGATTACCGACCATATAAAACAAGCGGAAAACACGCTGTTCAGCTTTGAAATCATACCGCCAGTAAAGGGGAAATCGATTAAGGAATTGTATGACAATATTGATCCCTTAATGGAATTCAAGCCACCATTTATAGATGTGACCACCTCACGTGAGGAGTTTATATACATCGAGAAAAAAGGTGGTTTGTTAGAAAAGAAACTCACCAGAATGCGCCCTGGTACCTTGGGGATTTGTGCAGCGATCCAGAACAAATATGACGTGGATACTGTACCGCATTTGCTTTGCGGTGGCTTTACACAGCAGGAAACCGAATATTTGCTGGTGGATTGTCAATATCTAGAAATTGATAATGTAATGGCATTGCGAGGTGACGCCCGTAAAGGAGATAAGCGCTTTGAGTGTACGGAAGGAGGCCATGAATTTGCGATCGATCTGGTCAAACAAATCGATCATTTGAATAAAGGGCACTACTTACATGACGTGATTGAAATTTCTTGCGATGTTGATTTTTGCATTGGTGTTGCTGGATATCCAGAGAAGCATGAAGAATCTCCCAGCATGAAAACCGACTTAAAACGTTTGAAGGATAAGGTAGATGCTGGTGCGCATTATGTGGTCACGCAAATGTTCTTTGACAATCAAAAATATTTTGAATTTGTAAATGCTGCTAGAGATTTAGGCATTACTATTCCAATTATTCCAGGAATCAAGCCTATCGCGACTAAATCTCATTTGCAGTTGTTGCCGCAAACATTCCATCTGGACATGCCGCAAAATTTAGTTGACGCTGTGGAAAACTGCAAAACTAATAAAGACGTACGTCAGGTAGGCGTGGAGTTTTGCATCGATCAGTGTCGTGAGTTACTGGCGAATGATGTTCCTGTTTTGCATTTCTATAGCATGGGAAAAAGCGATAATATTTACGACATTGCCAAAGCTATTTTTTAA
- a CDS encoding type II toxin-antitoxin system VapC family toxin: MQYFLDTNILIDLVTMREPYGKVAAQLFETAREKKWNLFSSAISITTTHYILSKSMDNIPATEVIGKLLDLLTIVPADSSMLRRAVSQPISDYEDAVQFECAASIKGVNGIITRNKKDFKHSTIPVFAPEEVLF; this comes from the coding sequence ATGCAGTACTTTCTTGACACTAATATATTAATCGATCTTGTGACAATGAGAGAGCCATATGGAAAGGTTGCGGCTCAATTATTTGAAACAGCAAGAGAGAAAAAGTGGAATTTATTTTCGTCTGCGATTAGTATTACGACAACACACTACATTTTGTCCAAATCAATGGACAATATACCTGCTACAGAGGTTATTGGTAAACTTTTAGATCTCCTAACCATTGTTCCCGCAGATTCTTCCATGTTGCGTAGAGCGGTTTCTCAACCAATTAGCGATTATGAAGACGCCGTCCAGTTTGAATGCGCTGCATCCATAAAAGGCGTCAACGGCATCATCACCAGAAACAAGAAAGATTTCAAACACTCCACCATTCCCGTTTTTGCACCTGAAGAGGTTTTGTTCTAA
- a CDS encoding prephenate dehydrogenase, with translation MKNVFLIGTGLIGGSMLLDLREHFKDATFYGIDQNEAHAQRAAENGMVDEVATMEDLKLADLVLISIPVDAALSVVPQVLDLIPEHALVIDVGSTKEAICNAVEGHKNRRQFLAAHPIAGTEFSGPDAAIHGLFDKKTMIVCEVEKTAFKLQEMAKEIFDVLGMRIRYMTPLTHDRHIAFVSHLSHISSFMLGKTVIQEEQVEQDIFDLAGSGFESTVRLAKSSPAMWTPIFAQNKKHVLDSLDGYIENLVRFRESVNTDNHKAIFEDMEQTNRIKTILKGIQNEK, from the coding sequence ATGAAAAATGTGTTTCTTATAGGAACTGGTCTCATAGGTGGATCCATGCTTTTGGATTTGCGAGAGCATTTCAAGGATGCCACTTTTTACGGTATTGATCAAAATGAGGCGCATGCACAGCGAGCGGCGGAAAACGGAATGGTTGATGAGGTAGCGACGATGGAAGATCTCAAACTAGCAGATTTAGTATTGATAAGCATTCCGGTTGATGCCGCTTTGAGCGTAGTGCCACAGGTTTTGGATTTGATTCCAGAACATGCGCTGGTGATAGATGTTGGATCTACTAAAGAAGCTATTTGTAACGCTGTAGAAGGCCATAAAAATAGACGCCAATTTCTAGCTGCACACCCTATTGCAGGAACTGAATTTTCTGGTCCTGATGCTGCGATTCATGGGTTGTTTGATAAGAAAACCATGATTGTATGCGAAGTGGAAAAGACAGCATTTAAATTGCAGGAAATGGCAAAGGAAATCTTTGATGTTCTCGGCATGAGGATACGATACATGACGCCACTTACGCATGATAGACACATCGCATTTGTTTCCCACTTATCACATATTTCCAGCTTCATGTTAGGGAAGACCGTCATACAGGAGGAGCAAGTAGAGCAAGATATATTTGACCTGGCCGGCAGTGGATTTGAAAGCACGGTGCGACTTGCAAAGAGTTCACCGGCAATGTGGACGCCTATTTTTGCCCAGAATAAGAAACATGTCCTGGACTCTCTGGACGGATATATTGAAAATTTAGTACGCTTTCGCGAAAGCGTAAACACAGACAATCACAAAGCCATATTTGAAGATATGGAACAAACAAATAGAATTAAAACCATACTAAAAGGAATACAAAATGAAAAATAA